A single genomic interval of Xiphophorus couchianus chromosome 2, X_couchianus-1.0, whole genome shotgun sequence harbors:
- the zwilch gene encoding protein zwilch homolog, whose amino-acid sequence MDSKVVSRAEEFSTFLRCLQDDQSSNSCTYEEDIHITKMNGDKLTAVNLYFANQTIFVCEKTVPKIIGLCDELNSETSNCSADNGDAEDSCDVLQPEQGPQPLTVMKARQLLSLYTLSQNPGVSAVDNKPILHPLWVRCDMSDPAGTAWFGAEPVCVSNKVAGVKLYSITCKGSTVEKKSLVTLEELKQMHKNRHHSSSMGIKGSARFSLFGSTVVENTTIESQSSVTVDFKWSHVESILEIPPLSSTATLNIKVVCGDMRSPMFEMYRELEFLQTLANGLKTGETEWMEPLESTSAVNLTKVYLEELRNMAKTLQDQAAKTVETPKLKQEADTSIFNSFLERGDLDFAEQLWVRMRKSVTSYQDIGDCLKLVIEALRYGDIKPWIHRDSSSSLSKLILQSYHQQIDHVSLTGITPVIMLLEVGLDKMRKDYINYLIGEELTTLNQMYYYLSTEVDVQEQVIRLRKLHHLLEIIVTCGTFLGLPYDRQFVLTQSCLNHYKTSTYDEEHEFKLQIKPALISHFYQKEHPILWGVEISSGQGLREVRTSLQLSDKPLVDHVIFETDFPNETVNGDIEEPAFFSTTMCCSFNSFA is encoded by the exons atgGACTCAAAGGTCGTATCTAGAGCAGAAgagttttccacatttcttcG ATGTCTCCAGGATGACCAAAGTAGTAATTCATGCACATATGAG GAGGACATTCACATTACAAAGATGAACGGAGACAAACTTACTGCGGTGAATTTGTACTTTGCCAACCAAACAATCTTTGTCTGTGAAAAAACT GTACCAAAAATAATTGGGCTATGTGATGAGCTAAACTCAGAGACATCGAACTGTTCAGCTGATAATGGTGATGCTGAAGATAGTTGTGATGTTCTCCAACCAGAGCAAGGACCACAGCCACTTACAGTCATGAAAGCAAG aCAGTTGCTGTCTTTGTACACATTATCTCAAAACCCTGGTGTGTCTGCTGTGGACAATAAGCCCATCTTACACCCTCTCTGGGTGCGATGCGACATGAGTGATCCTGCAGGAACAGCCTGGTTTGGTGCAGAACCAGTCTGTGTATCAAATAAAGTAGCCGGGGTCAAATTGTATTCTATTACCTGCAAAG GTTCAAcggtggaaaaaaaatctcttgtaACCTTGGAAGAACTGAAACAAATGCACAAGAACAGACATCATTCCTCCTCT ATGGGGATTAAAGGTAGTGCCAGGTTCAGTTTGTTTGGGTCCACCGTTGTGGAAAACACTACAATCGAGTCACAGAGCAGCGTGACAGTGGACTTCAAGTGGAGTCATGTGGAGAGTATTCTTGAGATCCCTCCTCTGTCCTCTACAGCTACTCTT AATATCAAAGTTGTTTGTGGAGACATGAGAAGTCCCATGTTTGAGATGTACAGGGAGCTAGAGTTTCTTCAG ACTCTAGCAAATGGTTTGAAAACAGGTGAGACTGAATGGATGGAACCTTTGGAGAGCACATCGGCTGTAAACCTGACAAAGGTCTATCTCGAAG AGCTTAGGAACATGGCAAAAACACTACAGGATCAAGCTGCCAAAACAGTTGAG ACCCCAAAGCTGAAGCAGGAGGCGGATACTTCCATTTTCAACTCCTTCTTGGAAAGAGGAGATTTAGATTTTGCAGAGCAGCTTTGGGTCCGGATGagaaaaa gtGTAACTTCATACCAGGATATTGGCGACTGTCTGAAGCTGGTTATCGAAGCTCTACGATACGGTGACATCAAGCCCTGG ATTCACAGAGACAGCAGCAGCTCCCTCAGCAAACTGATCCTTCAGTCTTACCACCAGCAGATTGACCACGTGTCTCTTACAGGCATCACCCCGGTCATCATGCTACTGGAGGTGGGACtagacaaaatgagaaaagactACATTAACTACTTGATTG gtgaAGAATTGACAACTTTAAACCAAATG TACTACTACCTGAGCACTGAGGTTGATGTGCAAGAGCAAGTGATCAGACTCAGAAAACTGCACCACCTGCTGGAAATAATAGTGACCTGCGGCACATTCTTGGGCTTGCCTTACGACCGCCAATTTGTCCTCACACA ATCATGTCTGAATCACTACAAAACATCGACATACGATGAGGAACATGAATTCAAGCTCCAGATCAAACCAGCCTTGATAAGCCATTTCTACCAGAA GGAGCATCCCATACTGTGGGGAGTTGAGATATCCAGTGGTCAAGGTCTTCGTGAGGTGCGGACGTCCTTACAGCTCAGTGACAAGCCACTGGTTGATCATGTCATCTTTGAGACAG ATTTTCCAAATGAAACTGTAAATGGGGACATTGAGGAGCCTGCCTTCTTTTCTACTACGATGTGCTGCAGCTTCAACAGCTTTGCGTAA
- the rpl4 gene encoding large ribosomal subunit protein uL4: MACARPLISVYSDKGESSGKNVVMPAVFRAPIRPDVVNFVHTNMRKNNRQPYAVSELAGHQTSAESWGTGRAVARIPRVRGGGTHRSGQGAFGNMCRGGRMFAPTKTWRRWHRRINTPQKRYAICSALAASAIPALVMSKGHRIEEIPEVPLVVEDKVEGYKKTKEAVLLLKKLKAWNDIKKVYASQRMRAGKGKMRNRRRIQRKGPCIVYNQDAGLTKAFRNIPGITLQDVNQLNLLRLAPGGHVGRFCIWTESAFRKLDELYGTWRKPSSLKINYKLPMHKMTNTDLSRILKSEEIQKALRAPNKKIKRRVLKKNPLKNLKIMLKLNPYAKTARRHAILKHDPAIKAKMLKPKKRPAKKAPAKPKA, from the exons ATG GCCTGTGCCCGACCCCTCATCTCGGTGTATTCCGACAAAGGAGAATCATCAGGCAAAAATGTAGTCATGCCTGCTGTCTTCAGGGCCCCCATTCGCCCTGATGTTGTGAATTTTGTGCACACCAACATGCGCAAAAACAACCGCCAGCCATATGCAGTCAGCGAGCTGGCAG GCCACCAGACAAGTGCAGAGTCCTGGGGAACAGGAAGAGCTGTGGCCCGTATCCCTCGTGTGAGAGGTGGTGGTACTCACCGCTCTGGCCAGGGTGCTTTTGGAAAC ATGTGTCGTGGTGGTCGCATGTTTGCCCCCACTAAAACCTGGCGCCGTTGGCACCGCAGGATCAACACACCCCAGAAGCGCTATGCCATctgctctgcgctggctgcttcTGCCATTCCTGCACTTGTGATGTCCAAGG GACATCGTATTGAGGAAATCCCCGAAGTCCCACTGGTGGTTGAAGACAAAGTTGAGGGCTACAAGAAGACCAAGGAGGCcgtgctgctgctgaagaagcTTAAAGCCTGGAACGATATCAAGAAg GTCTATGCCTCTCAGCGCATGCGTGCTGGTAAGGGCAAGATGAGGAACCGCAGGCGTATCCAGCGCAAAGGTCCGTGTATCGTCTACAACCAAGACGCTGGTTTAACCAAAGCCTTCAGGAATATTCCAG gcATCACTCTGCAGGACGTGAACCAGCTGAACCTTCTGAGGCTTGCTCCTGGTGGTCACGTCGGACGGTTCTGCATCTGGACTGAAAGCGCTTTCCGCAAGCTGGATGAGCTGTACGGCACCTGGCGTAAGCCATCCTCTCTGAAGATTAACTACAA GCTCCCAATGCACAAGATGACAAACACAGATCTGAGCAGGATTTTGAAGAGTGAGGAGATCCAGAAAGCACTTCGTGCACCTAA CAAGAAGATCAAACGCAGAGTGCTGAAGAAGAATCCTCTGAAGAATTTGAAGATAATGCTCAAACTGAACCCTTACGCCAAGACAGCAAGACGTCATGCCATCTTGAAGCACGACCCTGCT ATCAAGGCTAAGATGCTGAAACCCAAGAAGAGGCCTGCAAAGAAGGCCCCTGCTAAACCCAAGGCATAA
- the map2k1 gene encoding dual specificity mitogen-activated protein kinase kinase 1 yields MQKRKKPEPIQLNPIPDGNTINGTGASETNLEALQKKLEELELDEQQRKRLEAFLTQKQKVGELKDDDFEKICELGAGNGGVVFKVSHRPSSLIMARKLIHLEIKPAIRNQIIRELQVLHECNSPYIVGFYGAFYSDGEISICMEHMDGGSLDQSLKKAGKIPEEILGKVSIAVIKGLSYLREKHKIMHRDVKPSNILVNSRGEIKLCDFGVSGQLIDSMANSFVGTRSYMSPERLQGTHYSVQSDIWSMGLSLVEMAIGRFPIPPPDSKELEQIFGFPVEGEAASSESPKPCPPGRTGSSYGPNSRPPMAIFELLDYIVNEPPPKLPAIFSAEFQEFVNKCLIKNPAERADLKQLMVHPFIKQSEAEEVDFAGWLCSTIGLSQPATPTHGTSM; encoded by the exons atgcagaaaagaaagaagccaGAACCGATCCAGCTGAACCCGATTCCTGATGGAAACACTATCAACGGAACAGGAGCCTCAGA aacaaaCTTGGAGGCTTTGCAGAAAAAGCTGGAGGAGCTTGAGTTGGACGAGCAGCAACGGAAACGCTTGGAGGCCTTCCTGACACAGAAGCAGAAAGTGGGAGAGCTGAAGGATGATGACTTTGAGAAGATCTGCGAGCTCGGCGCAGGCAACGGAGGCGTTGTTTTTAAGGTCTCGCATCGACCATCCAGTCTGATTATGGCCAGGAAG CTGATCCACCTGGAGATTAAGCCAGCCATCAGGAACCAGATTATCCGGGAGCTGCAGGTGCTACATGAGTGTAACTCTCCGTACATAGTGGGCTTCTATGGTGCGTTTTACAGCGATGGAGAAATCAGCATCTGCATGGAGCACATG GATGGTGGCTCTCTAGACCAGTCACTGAAGAAAGCAGGCAAAATCCCAGAGGAGATTCTTGGCAAAGTCAGCATTGCT GTCATCAAAGGTCTTTCCTACCTGCGTGAGAAGCACAAGATCATGCATAGAG ATGTCAAGCCTTCTAACATCCTGGTGAATTCCCGTGGTGAGATCAAGCTGTGTGATTTTGGAGTGAGCGGACAGCTCATAGACTCTATGGCCAACTCCTTTGTGGGAACTCGTTCTTACATGTCG CCAGAGCGTCTGCAGGGAACACATTACTCTGTTCAGTCAGACATCTGGAGTATGGGTCTGTCTTTGGTGGAAATGGCCATTGGACGCTTCCCTATCCCTCCACCTGATTCCAAGGAACTGGAGCAAATCTTTGGATTTCCAGTGGAAGGGGAGGCAGCCTCCAGCGAGTCCCCGAAACCGTGCCCCCCTGGACGTACGGGCAGCT CGTATGGACCAAACAGCAGACCACCAATGGCTATATTTGAGCTACTCGATTACATAGTTAATGAG CCCCCACCAAAGCTCCCTGCAATATTTAGCGCTGAATTCCAGGAGTTTGTGAATAAATG CCTGATTAAGAATCCTGCAGAGAGAGCAGACTTAAAGCAGCTGATG GTGCATCCTTTTATCAAACAATCCGAGGCAGAAGAGGTGGACTTTGCTGGCTGGCTCTGCAGCACCATTGGACTCAGTCAGCCTGCGACACCCACCCATGGCACCAGCATGTGA